The Trypanosoma brucei gambiense DAL972 chromosome 10, complete sequence genome has a segment encoding these proteins:
- a CDS encoding RNA helicase, putative, translated as MSDELCVLRKLQLIYSKNELYHRLEHVLGRPESAAEAEGLYDDVEGLVSLFAEANEKKRDSDDSKEVSAEERNKSLVDALDSAINGDENDEPPIQLSQLQDLACLMRSLLGDIDWSKCLAAGALAIVEQERREIEETLRQKILQEEEARRDANEGGDSAVGRQRTLQDLSVDPAERRAAMKVRAEEKMQLAQLVRTGLLDESELLQVKTDDEDVEQVELNEEEPLFLRGLVRHKPINYRALLPSEQLMRASTPAQREAIIARRVVQQASAEEIETNTMKRAALAQQQRNKERQILQAKERRQQRLAEQARGFYEPNDAVDRKEEGDDEEGNNEEDGTHYKGNTFLDRELLERPEEHLHRGGLGRGSRSALPPWMKHSFGEKPRFGMMETSESLAEQRRSLPIYAFRDRFLQHVDAHAVTVLVGETGSGKTTQIPQYLVEHGYGKNGVVCCTQPRRVAAETLAIRVAEEYGCRLGEEVGYTVRFRDVTSSLTCIKYMTDGMLLREALLDDSFQRYSVIILDEAHERSVNTDLLFAIVRNATHKRPTLKVIVTSATLEREKFCSYFNVHDVFFIEGRTFPVDTYFLAEPTEDYLDCALKTVMKLHLEEPPGDVLVFLTGQEEIEFGGDRLFRWMERLRGLSDLPVPDMLILPLTATLPQDVQSRVFEPTPPHCRKVVLATNVAETSITISNLSYVVDSGYSKQNVFDPKTGMEQLKIMPISQAQARQRAGRAGRIGPGKCFRMYTEIQFRQDMDPATVPDIQRSNLFHVVLQLKAMGINDLFALDLMDPPPQETLVTALQKLRYLEALDEDGLLTPLGGRMAHLPIDPSHSKTLLTAVDLGCSEPVLTIVSMLAAQKRGVFYRPRDQHEAADAAKRQFHQPEGDHITLLAVYDAWVANGLSENWCKRNFLKHRMLMEARDTRDQLSEMLRKRHTNIEHHNDSSLTEVRRAITAGYFFNAARRITDVAYATLAERREVYVHPSSCLRDTPPKYLLYNEVQLTSREYMREILAIEPRWLVELAPAFYSKPRKGKLTKEQRAERLNPILRAWESGNSWRISKQRRRR; from the coding sequence ATGAGCGATGAGTTATGTGTGCTGAGGAAATTGCAACTCATTTACAGCAAAAATGAGCTGTACCACAGGCTAGAGCACGTGCTTGGTAGGCCGGAGAGTGCGGCGGAGGCAGAGGGACTTTATGATGACGTGGAGGGgcttgtttctcttttcgctgaggcgaatgaaaaaaaacgggaTAGTGATGACTCGAAGGAAGTTTCAGCAGAGGAGAGAAACAAGTCGCTGGTTGACGCGCTTGATAGCGCTATCAATGGAGATGAGAATGATGAGCCACCCATACAGCTCTCGCAGTTGCAGGACCTTGCGTGCCTAATGCGATCACTTTTGGGTGACATCGACTGGTCGAAATGTCTCGCAGCTGGGGCACTCGCCATCGTGGAGCAGGAACGGCGGGAAATTGAAGAAACTCTCAGGCAAAAGATTCtgcaggaagaggaggccCGACGGGATGCAAACGAGGGAGGCGACAGCGCCGTCGGTAGACAACGGACTTTGCAGGACCTTTCAGTGGACCCCGCGGAGCGCAGAGCGGCGATGAAGGTGAGAGCGGAGGAGAAAATGCAGTTGGCGCAGTTGGTACGCACCGGGTTACTGGATGAGTCGGAATTACTTCAGGTTAAGacggatgatgaggatgtgGAGCAGGTGGAGCTGAATGAAGAGGAACCCCTGTTCTTGCGTGGGTTGGTGCGACACAAACCCATCAACTACCGGGCGTTGTTGCCGTCCGAGCAGTTGATGAGGGCGAGCACACCGGCACAGCGAGAAGCCATCATTGCACGCCGCGTCGTGCAACAAGCTAGCGCCGAAGAGATTGAAACTAATACCATGAAGCGTGCTGCCTTGGCGCAGCAGCAACGTAACAAGGAGCGGCAGATTCTTCAAGCGAAGgagcggcggcagcagcggttgGCAGAGCAGGCGCGCGGTTTCTATGAACCGAATGATGCTGTTgacagaaaggaagagggagatGATGAGGAGGGTAATAACGAGGAGGATGGAACCCACTACAAGGGCAATACGTTCCTCGATCGGGAATTATTAGAGCGCCCGGAAGAACACCTCCATAGGGGCGGACTTGGCCGTGGTTCTCGTTCTGCGCTTCCACCGTGGATGAAACACAGTTTCGGGGAGAAGCCCCGCTTCGGTATGATGGAAACCTCTGAGAGCCTTGCAGAGCAGCGTCGTTCGCTGCCCATTTATGCATTTCGTGATCGGTTCCTACAGCACGTTGATGCACATGCAGTAACTGTGTTGGTGGGAGAAACTGGCAGTggcaaaacaacacaaattcCTCAGTATCTTGTTGAGCACGGTTACGGTAAGAACGGTGTTGTTTGTTGCACCCAGCCCCGGCGAGTGGCGGCGGAGACACTTGCAATCCGTGTGGCCGAGGAGTACGGTTGCCGCCTCGGTGAGGAAGTCGGTTACACTGTCCGGTTTCGCGATGTCACATCTTCCCTCACGTGCATAAAGTACATGACAGACGGTATGTTGCTGCGTGAAGCCCTTCTTGATGACTCATTTCAGAGGTATAGCGTTATCATCCTCGATGAGGCACACGAGCGGTCGGTCAACACTGATTTGCTCTTTGCAATTGTACGCAACGCGACACACAAGCGGCCAACACTAAAAGTTATTGTCACTTCTGCCACACTTGAGAGGGAGAAATTCTGTTCGTACTTCAACGTCCACGATGTGTTTTTTATCGAAGGTCGCACTTTTCCTGTTGACACGTATTTCCTTGCGGAGCCAACGGAGGATTACCTCGACTGTGCTCTAAAAACTGTGATGAAGTTACATCTTGAGGAGCCACCAGGCGATGTCCTTGTATTTCTTACAGGACAAGAGGAGATTGAGTTTGGTGGTGACCGTCTCTTCCGCTGGATGGAGCGGCTTCGGGGCCTAAGTGACCTCCCGGTGCCGGACATGCTCATCCTCCCCTTAACTGCGACACTGCCACAAGATGTGCAGTCACGCGTTTTCGAGCCGACGCCGCCACATTGCAGGAAGGTCGTGCTCGCCACAAATGTCGCAGAAACTTCCATTACAATTAGTAACCTTTCTTACGTGGTGGACAGCGGGTATAGTAAGCAAAATGTGTTCGACCCGAAGACAGGGATGGAGCAACTCAAAATCATGCCCATCTCGCAAGCACAAGCGCGTCAACGGGCCGGGCGTGCAGGGCGTATTGGGCCCGGCAAGTGCTTTCGTATGTACACGGAGATTCAGTTTCGCCAGGATATGGACCCTGCCACCGTTCCTGATATTCAGCGTTCGAACTTGTTCCACGTAGTTCTGCAATTGAAGGCAATGGGAATTAATGACCTCTTCGCTCTGGACCTCATGGATCCACCTCCCCAAGAGACGCTGGTGACGGCGTTACAAAAGTTGCGCTACCTCGAGGCATTGGATGAGGATGGGCTTCTGACGCCGCTGGGAGGTCGTATGGCTCATTTGCCCATTGATCCCTCGCACAGCAAGACACTTCTTACGGCTGTCGACTTGGGTTGCAGCGAGCCCGTGCTCACCATAGTCTCTATGCTCGCAGCTCAAAAGCGTGGCGTATTTTACCGGCCGCGTGATCAACACGAGGCGGCAGATGCAGCAAAGCGGCAGTTTCACCAACCGGAGGGTGACCACATTACACTGCTTGCTGTGTACGATGCATGGGTGGCCAACGGTCTGAGCGAAAACTGGTGTAAGCGGAACTTCTTAAAACACCGCATGCTTATGGAGGCTCGCGACACCCGTGACCAACTTAGCGAAATGTTGCGGAAGCGACATACAAACATTGAGCATCATAACGACTCCTCACTTACGGAGGTGCGACGGGCCATTACCGCTGGGTACTTTTTCAATGCTGCAAGACGTATCACGGACGTGGCCTACGCCACGCTTGCGGAGCGGCGCGAGGTTTATGTTCATCCTTCGTCCTGTTTACGGGACACACCACCAAAATATCTCTTGTACAACGAGGTTCAATTAACAAGCCGCGAGTACATGCGTGAGATACTGGCCATCGAGCCACGTTGGCTTGTGGAACTCGCCCCAGCGTTTTACAGCAAACCGCGGAAGGGGAAATTAACGAAAGAGCAACGTGCCGAACGCCTTAATCCAATTCTGCGCGCATGGGAGAGCGGAAACTCGTGGAGAATCTCTAAGCAGAGGCGTCGCAGGTGA